AACacctcctttcttattttctccctgGGCCCATGTCCCCTTTCCTTGAGGCCAGCCGCGACTGTGCTGTATTCCACCAAGTCTGTGATCAGTCCCTCAGAACCCAgcaccccaccccctacccctgcTCTGTCCTGCTCCTCCCATTCTGGGAAGGCTACACTCTTCTTGACAAAGGTCAGTGCCTGCAGGTTCCAGtttgcctgcccctcccccagcagagaGCCCAATTCCTCTTTCCTGTCCTTCCTACCCTCACTTAACTCCAAACCTAGCTTGCCACTCACCGGGTGGAGAAGGGCTCCAGGACCCAGGTGCGGAGCAGGCGGCACTCTGGGGAGCAGATGGGTAGGAAAACAGGTGGCGTTGGGGCATAGCCCCTCCAGGGCAGTGGGGTCACACGCCTGCCCGGGCCACTTCTGCCCAATCAGAGAGCAGGGAGCCACTAGACACTGGCAATGGCCCCCGGAAGTGACGCCTTCTCCTCCCACCCGCGCGGGACCTGGAGCCCCTGCCTGGACCATGGTTCACTAGCGGAGCCCCAGCTCCTCCACCCACGCACGCCACACAGAGGATTTGAACAGGGGGTCTGTCTTTCCCTAGGAGATGGGAAATCTGGGACCTGGTTGGAGGAGAAGATGGGAGGGAAACAGGTTTTTTCCAGGAGGATTCTGGCAGGACACTTTTGTCCCTGAGGAAGAGGCATGGAGGTCTGGCTTTAGACTGGTGGGTCTCTCAGTTCCTGGCTGTCCAAATTTCTTTTCCCTGGACACCACACCTGCTGCTAAAATCTACTAGGACTCTTGCTTTCCTGCTTTTCTCGCCAATAACCCTCTGGGGGTCGTGTCCTATGCCCCCTTTGCAAGTGGGAATGTGGGTGTCGCCTGTATTACAGAAGACCCTGTCAGGGGTCAGTGTTACCAGGAAGCAGTTTGGACAATTTGAGAGGCCTTCAAGCTGAGGGGGTGCCTGTGCTGGATTAAGCTGTGCTCAGGTACCACTCTGTTGGGGCCCAGTGGCTCTGATGGCTAAGCCCACTTATCTTTGTGCCGGTGCCCTCTTTGCCTGCCAggcctttctccctcttccatctcctaCCACTCCACATGTGACAAGAGGAATAACCAGGCCCATGTGTCCCTGTCTTAGGAAAGACAGCTGCTGAACCTCCCCCGCAAATACCTCCCGCTGGCCCCCCTCTTCCTTTGGCCCTGGCTCTAGTTCCTTTGCTTTCCCCTCAGTCCCACTCTCCCCACAGTCCGTCCTCAGGGGCCTCCTGGCCTGACCTTGTTcccatcaccccctcccccccagttcttcctcaggctgtctcctgctcctcctccccaggaTGGGGCTGTCTGCTAAAGAGTATGGCCTAGATCCCGGAATTCTCCAGTTCAGCCAGACGAGATGCCTCCCAAGATTAGGAAGGAGGGTGCCGGGATGGTTGGGAGGATGGTGggagagtgggggtgggagggggcagggaggctgtCATGACCAGGAAACCAAGACAAAAGAGGTTGTGGGTAGGGTGGAGAGGCAGAGGGTCCCCAGGGTGAAGGAAGAGGGTGGGAAAGTGCGTCAGGCTGGGGATGATGATGGTTGGATGGGCCTGAGGACAGGTAACAGTAGGGAGAGAAACGCTGTCACCAGTCAGAAAGGGGATACTATCTGCTTCTGGCTAAGTTCCTATCCTGGGGAACAGTAGAATGAGGAGAGAGCTCAGAGAAGAGGTAGGACACAGGCTAGGCAGTGAGAGTGGTGTGGGGTTTGAGAGGTGCTGTGGGCCCAGCGTCAGGCGAAGATGAGTTGACGGGCCTTTTCTGCACGTAGTCATCCTTAAAGACAATTCTTCATCCTTCTTGCAGGAACCCAGTCCTAGCCCAGTGGCCGGCCCAGGCCTCGGGCagtctctgcccctccctggtCTGGGGCTCCCATCCTGGGCCGGACACGCATCTCCTGGTccagcttggggtgggggggctccaGACccgcctctcctcccctctttgCGCCCCctggtccctcccctcccctctcctcccccttcccctacagcccctccctcctcccctgcccggttccagcccctccctcccctcccccattcgcGATCCGGGCCGCTGCTGCTGGGCCGGACCCCCCGGGCTCAGCCCGGCCCCTCgccgagccgccgccgccgccccgttTGCTGAGGAGGAGGCCCCCGGCCGGGGCGCCGGGCGCGGGGCATAAAACGGGCCAGAGCCGTCGCCCGGGGCACTAGAGCCGCGTACGGCCCGGGTCAgcggccgcccgcccgcccgcgctCCTCCCGGCCGCtcctcccgccccgcccggcccggcgCCGACTCCGCGGCCGCCCGACGAGCCCCTAGCCGCACAGCTCGGGCCCTAGCCCCGGCCCCCTCCCGCCGTaccgcccccggcccggccctcctcccacctccctcctccctctccagctccctcctccctcccgcctccccagCTGTCCCGTTCGCGTCATGCCGAGCCTCCCGGCCCCGCCGGCCCCGCTGCTGCTTCTCGGGCTGCTGCTGCTCTGCTCCCGGCCGGCCCGCGGCGCCGGCCCCGAGCACCCAGCGCTGCCCATCCGGCCCGAGAAGGAGCCGCTGCCCATTCGGGGAGCAGCAGGTAGGGGGACGCCCCGGGGGAGGCGCGGGCGGGGAGTCCTGCTCGGGGCAAGTCTGCGCCCGCCCGGAGGGGGCGCCGGGCGCAGGTGGCTCGGTGCGGCGGGCGGCCCGGAGGGGTGGGCGGGGGTCGCGAGGCGCGTCGCGCCCGGGGACCCGGGGCCCGGCCGGCAGCGCCCGGGGCGGGTACACGGCAGGAGCGGGACAGCTGCCGCCAGCCAAGTCCGTCCCCGCAGGCTGCTCCTTCGGCGGGAAGGTCTATGCCTTGGACGAGACGTGGCACCCGGACCTGGGGGAGCCCTTCGGGGTGATGCGCTGCGTGTTGTGTGCCTGCGAGGCGGTGAGTGGACCCAACGGCCATGGCCGGGGCCCTCGCGGGTCGGGGACCGCTGGGGTCTTGGGACGTCGGAGGGACTCGGAGTTGCTGAAGAAAGAGAAGTCAGTCTGCAGATATTTGGGATATTTTTCTGACGGAGGAAGCGCCCCCTTCAAGTCTCAGGTGTTGCCTATTATTGATcacccactgtgtgtcaggctctTTGCCAACTCCATTTCGTCTGTCTCTTGCTTAACTCCTAGTACAACCATGCTAGATAGCTACTATCATtactcccatttttcagataggGACCCTACGGCCCAGAgacgttaagtaacttgtctagaGTTATGCAGCTTGTATGTAGCAGAGCAGTCTCACCCCGTGGGACGACCTTGCCCTGGTCCCGCGCCTCCTCCCGGCTCTCCTTTGAGTCTCACCAACGGCGTCTTGCCCTCACTCGGTTTTCCCGTCTTCTCTGCGAGCAGCCTCAGTGGGGTCGCCGCGCAAGGGGTGCGGGCAGGGTCAGCTGCAAGAACATCAAACCCGAGTGCCCGACCCTGGCCTGCGGGCAGCCGCGCCAGCTGCCCGGACACTGCTGCCAGACCTGCCCCCAGGGTAAGTCCCGCTTCGCGGTGAGAGGAGGGCAGCAGGGCCGCGATGCTTGGTCCTGGGCCACGCGGATGGAGCGGCCAACTGGCCCTCCCCGTGCCCAGCTGAAACCCGCGTCCGCCACCCCCGGTGCAGAGCGCAGTGATCCGGAAAAGCAGCCGACGGGCCTGGCCTTCGAGTATCCGCGGGACCCAGAGCACCGAAGCTACAGCGACCGCGGGGAGCCCGGAGCTGAGGATCGGGGGCGTGGAGACGGCCACACTGGTAGGCAGGGGCTGCGCAAGTGAGGACCGGGGTCATGGTTGGGGCCGGGCTGCAGCAGCGGGTGACGGTACTAGGGATATCTTCCTTCCCTCACAGACTTCGTGGCGCTGCTGACAGGGCCAAGGTCGCAAGCGGTGGCACGGGCCCGAGTGTCACTGCTGCGCTCTAGTCTGCGGTTCTCCATCTCCTACCGGCGgtgagaaaggggaaggagggaggaggggtcagctgggggccagggagggaggattGGGAGAGGCTGGAGGGGCTGCTTCTGGCCCAGGCTTGGAGTCCGTGCTCAGGGGACTCTCATTACCAGGCTGGACCGCCCTACCCGAATCCGCTTCTCAGACTCCACTGGCAGCATCCTGTTTGAACACCCTGCAGCCCCTACCCAAGATGGCCTGGTGAGATGATGCCGTTTATGAGTGCTTATCCAGTCTGGGCGCTGTGCTGAGAGCATGTTCTGCATTACCTGCTTGGGTCCTCACAACAGCCCAGTGGGAGAAAGGCACTGACATtatgatgcccattttacagatgagggaactgaggctcagtagcagaatgtgacttgctcaaggtcacacagctagtaagtggtggagccaggatttggaccctGGCATCTGGCTCCAGGGCCCCTTCTCAAACTTCCTAGGAGGGCCTGGGGGCAGCTTCCCATATTCCTTCCTCACCAGACATGGGCCTCTCAGCAGGCCCGTCCTGCATTCTGAGTAGAGTCTTCTTGTCTCTCTGCTCCAGGTCTGTGGGGTGTGGCGAGCAGTGCCTCGGTTGTCTCTGCGGCTCCTTAGGGCAGAACAGCTGCATGTGGCACTCGTGACGCCCAGTCACCCTTCAGGGGAGGTCTGGGGGCCTCTCATCCGGCATCGGGCCCTGGCTGCAGGTGAGGGGAGCAAACAGCTCCTGGACGTGACGTCTGGAGTCTTCTCTACCCCCAGGAATGGAGTGGGCTGAGGAGGGGACTTTCTGGTGGGCTCTCATTGTCCTTTCTCCCCCAGAGACCTTCAGTGCCATCCTGACCCTGGAAGGCCCCCCACAGCAGGGCATAGGGGGCATTGCCCTCCTCACGCTCAGTGACACAGAGGACTCCTTGCATTTTTTGCTGCTCTTCCGTGGGCTGCTGGAAGCCAGGAGTGGGGGTAAGTGGGATGGGGGCAGCACATGTGAGGAGGGTAGGGAGATCACCTATGTTTCAGAGGTATCCACATGTGCGGCTGTTGCAGGACCAGCCCAGGTTCCTTTGCGGCTCCAGATTCTACACCAGGGGAAGCTACTGCGAGAGCTCCAGGCCAATGCCTCAGCCCAGGTGAGCAAGGGTCTGGCTCTTACTGCCACCGGCTCTGGCCTCTTGCTGTGCCCACCATACCCTGCTCTGCCCCCAGGAGCCGGGCTTTGCTGAAGTGCTGCCCAACCTGACAGCCCAGGAGATGGACTGGCTGGTGCTGGGGGAGCTGCAGATGGCCCTGGAGAGGGCAAGTGGGCCAGGGCTGCGCATCAGTGGACACATTGCTGCCAGGCAGAGCTGTGATGGTGAGGCAGGGCGAAGCCTGGCACCCCGGGCACACACAActgagaggcacagagaagtgccagaggaggggccggggggAGTATAGGAGGgatcctgggggctgggggtgtgcaTGGCCATGCAGCAAGCCTGCCTCCACCTGTCTTGCCCCTCTGCAGTTCTGCAAAGTGTCCTTTGTGGGGCCGATGCCCTGATCCCCGTTCAGACAGGTGCAGCCGGCTCAGCCAGCCTTACGCTGCTAGGAAACGGCTCCCTGATCTACCAAGTAAGAGTTGGgggatggaggaggtgggagggcagCAGGGCAGGGCGGGGCTTTGGGCTGCAACAGTTCAGGGCCCAGGCCTTCTCTGCTACTCCAGTTTGCCCTCCCTGACCCTGCCCTCCAGGTACAGGTGGTGGGTACAGGCAGCGAGGTGGTGGCCATGACGCTGGAGACCAAGCCTCAGCGGAGGAACCAGCACACTGTCCTGTGCCACATGGCTGGACTCCAGCAGGGAGGATACATGGTGAGTGCTTCCGGAAGAGCAGAGCTGCAGGTCCCAGGCACCAGAGCTGACAGTGCAGGGGGCTGTGGGAAGCCATGTTGGATGAGCAGGGATGTTCCGcatcattcactcactcacagGCTTTCTCACTGATGCATTGATTCACTGGACACATTTTTAGTGAGCCTCGGGTTAAAGACTGCAGTACAAAGAAAATCAGATGTGGCCCCTGTCTTCAGGAAGCTCATGTCAAGTGGAAGGAGTTACACAGGGAGAGACCAGTGCAGCAGATGATATAATAGTAAACGTGATCGCAGtggctgccatttattgagccttTCTATGTGTCACAAACTGTACTGGTTGTCTTGCTTCTGTTATTTTTGGCCCTCACAGTACTCATTTAATAGATGGCAAAGTGAAGGATCAGAGAGAGTAAATAACTCCTCAAGATGGTTGCATAGGTAGGAAGTGGCAGGGAAGGGACTTGAACCTGGGCCTGCCATGTTCTTATCCAGTGTTACTGGTGTGTGGAAGTGTGTATGGGTTTAGTGAGGGCACAAAACATGGAAAGGGTTCAGAATCTTGGGCTTGTGTGAAAGCTGAGGAGGGGTTCATCTGGGACCTGGCAGGCTACAGCTGGGGCtcacccttccctgccccccaggcTGTGGGTGtctgccctgggctgggtgccCGGGGGGCTCATATGCTGCTGCAGAATGAGCTGTTCCTGAACGTGGGCACCAAGGACTTCCCAGATGGAGAGCTGCGGGGGCACGTGGCTGCCCTGCCCTACAGTGGGCACAGCGCCCGCCATGATAGTGAGTGCTCCAGGGGTCTGCCTGCCCTTTGGTGTCCTCTAACCTGTGACTCAAGCATGTGAGGGATGGTGCCAGAGGGCCAGAGCCTGGCGTGGTGTCTTCCTCTGTGCCTGAGCTCCAGTTGGCATCTGGAGAAGGTGGGGATGTATAGGGTGGCCCTGCCGGGAGACCCTCCCTGTTACCACACACGGTGCAGGGCTCTCACTTgctgctgccccagccctgggcctgtgGACAGTGCCTGGCAGCTTGTGGGGTCCGTGTTGGGGGATGGGGAATGCCGGGATTGAGTCGCTGCTCTAGGCCTCCTTCTCATCTGTCACCTCTCCTCTGTCTGGATCCAGCACTACCTGTGCCCCTGGCAGGAGCCCTGGTGTTGCCCCCCGTGCAGAGCCAGGCAGCAGGGCATGCCTGGCTCTCCCTGGATACCCACTGTCACCTGCACTATGAAGTGCTGCTGGCTGGGCTTGGTGGCTCAGAACAGGGCACCATCACTGCCCACCTCCTCGGGCCTCCTGGGATGCCAGGGCCCCGGCGGCTGCTGAAGGGATTCTATGGCCCAGAGGTGAGGACGTGATGGTGGGAGGCAGTTTGGAAAAGATCTGCTTTCTCGCATGAAAGGCTGTGTGGGCCTTTGGCAGGAGGAGCAGAGAGCAGGCAGCCTcgggagtcagacagacctgggtatGAATCTGACTCAGCCTTTTATTATCCATCCTCTCTCCTGCATCCTACTCTGGTGGGTCTCTTGGATAGTATGTAATATCCTGAACCTCCAGAGGGGTATGTGGGATGGACCAAGCCCCCGACGTGGGGTGGGTTGCCATGGAATCGGGGCCAGAGAGACCTGGCTTCTGAGCTCTACACCATCGCTGCTGGGCTTTGCTATCCTGGAGGCCTTACTtaatctccctgggcctcagtgtccttacCGGCGAATTGGGAGTGGTAGGCTCAGCCCTAGAGTGCCTTGTTCCCGTCCCTGATTCTGTCTACTCACAGGCCCAGGGCGTGGTGAAGGATCTGGAGCCTGAGCTGCTGCGGCACCTGGCACAGGGCTCTGCCTCCTTGCTGATCACCACCAAGGGTAGCCCCCAAGGGGAGCTGCGAGGGCAGGTAGGCAGGCAATGCGGGCCGGTGGGGATGGTCCAGGGTTGGGCTAGCACTGTGTGCCTTAGTCAGTCCCTTGCTTTCTCTGAACCCCGGGGCTGGTAGAATCACACACACTCCCTCCTGGCTGGTCGGGAGGATGAAGCCAGACGAGGTACTTAATGAGGCTAGTAGCTGACCACCTGTCCTTGGCAGCTGGGATGATTGCCGTGGATAATAGCATCCTCCTGGGGCGCAGGGGCGCTCAGGGTGTCTTGGGCTGACTGGCCGCTGCTGgtggagacgcaagggggagccCAGGCGCTGCCTCAACCTGCCTCTCCTCTCAGGTGCACATCGCCAACCAGTGCGAGGCGGGCGGCCTGCGCCTGGCGGCAGCAGGGGCCGAAGAAGTACGGGTGCCCGGGGCTCTGGATGCAGTGGTGGCCGAGGCGGCCGCGCTGCCCGCTGTGCTGGGCCCAGACGCCCCAGCGCCAGCCAAACCTGGTGGCCCCGGGCGGCTCCGAGACCCCAACACCTGCTTCTTCGAGGGGCAGCAGCGCCCCCATGGGGCTCGCTGGGCTCCTAACTATGACCCGCTCTGCTCGCTCTGCACCTGCCAGGTAGGAGGCCCTGGAAGGGCACACTGGGGCCTGGGTTCTGGGGCAGGATCGCAGCCAACCCCCAACCTCTCCCTGTAGAGACGCACAGTGATCTGTGACCCCATGGTGTGCCCGCCACCCAGCTGCCCAAGCCCGGTGCAGGCGCCGGACCAGTGCTGCCCTGTGTGCCCGGGTGAGTGCCCTGCAGGAGCGGAGAGGGTGATGGAGGGTCCCCCGTGTGGGCGTGAGGCCTCTgcggagggaaggagggggccaCCGTCTGCTTTCACTGCTTCTTTGGCTCCACAGAGAAGCAAGATGTTGGAGACCTGCCGGGGCTGCCGAAGAACAGGGACCCTGGAGAGGGTGAGCAGAAGTGGGCGTGGAGGCGTAGGGAATCCAGAGGAGCTGCTGGGTGGGACGgcgtgggggatgggagggggagagTGTTTATGGGGGCGGAGGGAGGCTGAGGGGCACAGGTTACACGTGACACCTGATAGGCTTCATCAGATTCACTGGCCCACAAGTGGGCCCTGGGGTTAGACTACTGTGGCGTTGGCCTGAGGCTCAATCCTTGGTTGTGGGCCCAGCCAATGAACTCAGTGCTAATGGCAGCTGGGCGCTGTCCCCCACCAGGCTGCTATTTTGATGGCGACCGGAGCTGGCGGGCAGCGGGCACCCGGTGGCACCCTGTCGTGCCCCCGTTTGGCTTAATTAAGTGCGCCGTCTGCACCTGCAAGGTATGGCCACCCAGTCTTCTTTGGCGCTGGAACCCAGCGGGTctgcagagctggggagggggctggtagGAGAGGAAAGCCCAGTCTTGGTGAGGAGGGCTCAAGGATCAAAATAACATGAGAagagttccctgggctctgaGAGCTGGCTTCCTATAAAGGAAAAGGGCACGGGCTGATTTGGGTGTGGACTCTGGCTCTGCCAGCTGACTAGCTCCATGTAACCCTGGGTACTTTCTGTGCGTCCCTGAGTCTCACTTTCCTTTCCCATAAGCAGATGTGGTAGCACCTACCTTGCAGGGCCACAATGAGGATTTGAGTTCAGGTACATAAAaagccccagcccagggcctctgAGTAAAAGGCCATGGATGTATTACTTTTGAGGtatgggaaaggagagggaggaagcaggaggctAATGTGCTCCTCCTTTTTCCTGATACCCCTCACTCAACGGATCCCTACAGGGGGGCACTGGAGAGGTGCACTGTGAGAAGGTGCAGTGTCCCCGGCTGGCCTGTGCCCAGCCTGTCCGTGCCAACCCCACTGACTGCTGCAAACAGTGTCCAGGTGAGGGGGGTGGGCACTGAGGCTTCTTGGGGCAGATAAGGCTTTTTGTCCTTGTCCTGGGTCGGTGGGGGGGGAATGCATGGTGAGGGGATGCCTAGTGAGGGTGGATGGAAGGGATGTCTCAGCTAAGTCAGTATTTACCGGGCATTGCTCTGTGCCTAGCCTGGAGCCAGGGATCTACACGCGCTGGAAAGAATGTGCATGTGGTAGTGGGCTGTGATGGGATCCAGTTCCTgtcccatccatccacccatccatctacccacccacccacccacccattcacccatccatccatccatccatccatccatccaaatttatcacctactaagtgccagaaaCTGCTGGGTGACAAATAAAACCTGGATGGCCCTCACAGAGCTCACATCTACtgacctcttcctccttccctccttctctccctgccaACAGTGGGGTCAGGGGCCCACCCCCAACTGGGGGACCCCATGCAGGCTGATGGGCCCCGGGGCTGCCGTTTTGCAGGGCAGTGGTTCCCGGAGAGCCAGAGTTGGCACCCTTCGGTGCCCCCCTTTGGGGAGATGAGCTGTATCACCTGCAGATGTGGGGTAAGTGAGGGCTTGTGTGAGGCGGGCACTGGGggcctggcctgggggaggggaacttCCCAGGGAGGGCAGGCTCCTGGGGGCGGGCTTCCCCCAAGAGGCTGGAGGCCGCTGTGCCCCAGCGCCTCAGGGGCCCTCAGGATCTGGTCTGTCCTGCACCAGGCAGGGGTGCCCCACTGTGAGCGGGACGACTGTTCACTGCCACTGTCCTGCGGCCCAGGGAAGGAGAGCCGCTGCTGCTCCCACTGCACAGCCCGGCGGCGGCGTaagtgaggggctggggcagcagcTCCGGCTGCCTGTGGGGcgcctggggagggaagggagcccCTGCCGCGTGGCGGGAACAGCGCCCACTGCTGCACAAGTGCCGCcccgtcccccccgccccccgccgcgtCCCAGCAAACTTGTGGACTTGTTCTTGATCACCTTTTCTTTAGGAATGAGATTTCTGACGCTCAGAGGAATCAGGCAACTAGGCTAAAGTCATGCAACTGGTGTGTGCTGACTTGCTTAAAAAATTCTGACCTTTCTGGGACCAGAACAGAGGAGCTCTGCTGtgccctccctgccaccccactCCCTCACTTCTCTTCTAAAGTTCACTCCCTCTGTCTCCAGCAGTTGCAGACACCAGGACAGTTGCAGAGCTGGAGAAAGAAGCTGAAGGCTCCTAGGGAGCAGCCAGAAGGCCGCGTGACCAAGAGGATGGGGcctgggttgggggaggaggggcgccGAGGACCCCGCATTCTCCTGCGGGAAATCCAGTGCCTTTGGCCCCTCttttctgcctcttctccctcccccactaccTCTGGGAACCACAACTCCACAAGGGGGAGGGGTAGCCAGGGCCGACCAATGCCATGTCCACTCCAACTTCGGCCTTGTCACCCTCTCGCCTCTGCCTTGGAAGCCCAACCCCTTTCCTTCTGTACATAATGTCACTGGCTTGTTGGGATTTTTAATTTATCCTCACTCAGCACCAAGGGTCCCCCCACTTCACTCCTGCTGCCCCTGAGCTGAGCAGAGTCATTATTggagatttttgtatttattaaaacGTTTTTTTCCAGTCTTTGGGCTAGTGGTTGTTTCTTTGTGGCCAGGGGCCTGAGTGAGCCCCAGTGGAGAAGGGTCTGAGGgtaggcagggagagagagggccACCGGCTCCTGGGGCTTCCTTCTGACCCTTGGGGAGCGGGAAGAGACCTGGGAAGGGGACAGGATGGCACAGCACTGGGCTGGCACGCCCGGATTCCACAGAGGGGCTTGGGCCGTCTTTGAGATGGAATAGAGCTTCAAGAACTCAGGCAACCTGAAGCAGGATTTGGACACTAGTTTCCAGTGACCTGCCCGGGCTGGCATTTTTCCTGAGAATTATAGTGTCTCAGAACTGTTGCCGGTAGGATTTAAAATTTGATCTGCTACCCTGGGGTCAGTCAGGCCTTCTACTTTGCAGAGAGTTTGACTGGGCTTCCGAGCTTCTCCGGCAGAAAGAGACGGAAGGTAAAACAGGGGCTCTGGTCAGAGGAGAAATGGGGGTGGTTCTGATACACCTGGGTTTTGAAGAGAAAACTCCCTCACGTACAGCCTTCCACTTTGCCACTTTTTACTTGAGGGTCACCTTTCAGCATTCTCCAGTGACTTCCCTTGGCCATCTTTTATATGCCACATCGGATTTTGGGGATGTCACACGATGAACAGCCACTCGGAGCCATCGCATGGTGGCGCTGCTGGCAGCTGCCAGTTCACTTTGGGCCGAGTCAGGGTCCATGCGGGCATTTGAGTAATTTATGACTACAGACTGCAGAAGATGCCTCCTCAGGGCTGAGGGAGAAATGGGGGCTGGAGAGAGGCAGCCCAGGTGCTTACTGGGAGTGGGGAGTCCAGGGTCCGCCACTCTAAAACGCACGTCAGCTTCTCAACTTGTGGGAAAGCCTAAACAAGAGTTTGCATTCTAAACAAGAGTCTGTTGCTTTCAAAAAAGTTTCCGAACAACTGTTTCATTGCATTTCACCCTTAgtcttttatgaaaataatggGAGATAGAGAAACAAAAGTGTGACACCTCTGATACAACAAAAGGGACAGGAGCGGGTAATTTCATAAAGTAACACTATTGGGACAAGGAGGGAGTTCAGCAGGCGTGCTGGAAGGGGCACATTTTAGCTTATCAGATTTTAGGTAGTCAAAGAGGATGAGTGAAGGAAAAAACAGCAAATTCTGGAGTACTGGAGAGACATTGTTGCAGATGACAAAAGTGGAAAAATTCTTAGGGATGGTGAAATGATCATGGTGGTCTGAGAATGGAGTCGCCCTTATAACATTGTTTTGGCCTTGATATATGATCTCATGAACAAAGGGAGCTGCCAGAATTATTTCTGCTCACCATAAATCACTGAATAATTACGGTAATACACAAatgtgtgagaaagaaagaaaaactcaccTGTTAGAAAGAAGGAATTCCAACCCCTAGATTACCACTATTAAGCAATCATTGagtatttttctgagttttccttTGCCCAGCTGGAGCCCCACTCTGGGTCCTGCCCCTGTGGCACCTCTGTTCCCGCTTGTGAAGGGGCTGTGATGCCTCCCTTGACCCAGTTGAGGGTATTTGCATGATCAGCTCAGGAGCTGGAACACATGTAACTCTGAACAAATAAGGAAAGCAGGAGATTGCATTTAAGGGAAATCTGATCCTTTGCATTTAAAGTGGCAGGGGAGGCAAACCCCCAGAAGGTCTGAAAAAATCCTCACCAAATCAGGGAACTTGGCAAGTTGATATTCAGTGATTTGATTTT
This DNA window, taken from Physeter macrocephalus isolate SW-GA chromosome 1, ASM283717v5, whole genome shotgun sequence, encodes the following:
- the CHRD gene encoding chordin isoform X6; amino-acid sequence: MPSLPAPPAPLLLLGLLLLCSRPARGAGPEHPALPIRPEKEPLPIRGAAGCSFGGKVYALDETWHPDLGEPFGVMRCVLCACEAPQWGRRARGAGRVSCKNIKPECPTLACGQPRQLPGHCCQTCPQERSDPEKQPTGLAFEYPRDPEHRSYSDRGEPGAEDRGRGDGHTDFVALLTGPRSQAVARARVSLLRSSLRFSISYRRLDRPTRIRFSDSTGSILFEHPAAPTQDGLVCGVWRAVPRLSLRLLRAEQLHVALVTPSHPSGEVWGPLIRHRALAAETFSAILTLEGPPQQGIGGIALLTLSDTEDSLHFLLLFRGLLEARSGGPAQVPLRLQILHQGKLLRELQANASAQEPGFAEVLPNLTAQEMDWLVLGELQMALERASGPGLRISGHIAARQSCDVLQSVLCGADALIPVQTGAAGSASLTLLGNGSLIYQVQVVGTGSEVVAMTLETKPQRRNQHTVLCHMAGLQQGGYMAVGVCPGLGARGAHMLLQNELFLNVGTKDFPDGELRGHVAALPYSGHSARHDTLPVPLAGALVLPPVQSQAAGHAWLSLDTHCHLHYEVLLAGLGGSEQGTITAHLLGPPGMPGPRRLLKGFYGPEAQGVVKDLEPELLRHLAQGSASLLITTKGSPQGELRGQVHIANQCEAGGLRLAAAGAEEVRVPGALDAVVAEAAALPAVLGPDAPAPAKPGGPGRLRDPNTCFFEGQQRPHGARWAPNYDPLCSLCTCQRRTVICDPMVCPPPSCPSPVQAPDQCCPVCPEKQDVGDLPGLPKNRDPGEGCYFDGDRSWRAAGTRWHPVVPPFGLIKCAVCTCKGGTGEVHCEKVQCPRLACAQPVRANPTDCCKQCPVGSGAHPQLGDPMQADGPRGCRFAGQWFPESQSWHPSVPPFGEMSCITCRCGAGVPHCERDDCSLPLSCGPGKESRCCSHCTARRRPVADTRTVAELEKEAEGS
- the CHRD gene encoding chordin isoform X8 — encoded protein: MPSLPAPPAPLLLLGLLLLCSRPARGAGPEHPALPIRPEKEPLPIRGAAGCSFGGKVYALDETWHPDLGEPFGVMRCVLCACEAPQWGRRARGAGRVSCKNIKPECPTLACGQPRQLPGHCCQTCPQERSDPEKQPTGLAFEYPRDPEHRSYSDRGEPGAEDRGRGDGHTDFVALLTGPRSQAVARARVSLLRSSLRFSISYRRLDRPTRIRFSDSTGSILFEHPAAPTQDGLVCGVWRAVPRLSLRLLRAEQLHVALVTPSHPSGEVWGPLIRHRALAAETFSAILTLEGPPQQGIGGIALLTLSDTEDSLHFLLLFRGLLEARSGGPAQVPLRLQILHQGKLLRELQANASAQEPGFAEVLPNLTAQEMDWLVLGELQMALERASGPGLRISGHIAARQSCDVLQSVLCGADALIPVQTGAAGSASLTLLGNGSLIYQVQVVGTGSEVVAMTLETKPQRRNQHTVLCHMAGLQQGGYMAVGVCPGLGARGAHMLLQNELFLNVGTKDFPDGELRGHVAALPYSGHSARHDTLPVPLAGALVLPPVQSQAAGHAWLSLDTHCHLHYEVLLAGLGGSEQGTITAHLLGPPGMPGPRRLLKGFYGPEAQGVVKDLEPELLRHLAQGSASLLITTKGSPQGELRGQVHIANQCEAGGLRLAAAGAEEVRVPGALDAVVAEAAALPAVLGPDAPAPAKPGGPGRLRDPNTCFFEGQQRPHGARWAPNYDPLCSLCTCQRRTVICDPMVCPPPSCPSPVQAPDQCCPVCPEKQDVGDLPGLPKNRDPGEGCYFDGDRSWRAAGTRWHPVVPPFGLIKCAVCTCKGGTGEVHCEKVQCPRLACAQPVRANPTDCCKQCPVGSGAHPQLGDPMQADGPRGCRFAGQWFPESQSWHPSVPPFGEMSCITCRCGAGVPHCERDDCSLPLSCGPGKESRCCSHCTARRRLADTRTVAELEKEAEGS
- the CHRD gene encoding chordin isoform X9 produces the protein MPSLPAPPAPLLLLGLLLLCSRPARGAGPEHPALPIRPEKEPLPIRGAAGCSFGGKVYALDETWHPDLGEPFGVMRCVLCACEAPQWGRRARGAGRVSCKNIKPECPTLACGQPRQLPGHCCQTCPQERSDPEKQPTGLAFEYPRDPEHRSYSDRGEPGAEDRGRGDGHTDFVALLTGPRSQAVARARVSLLRSSLRFSISYRRLDRPTRIRFSDSTGSILFEHPAAPTQDGLVCGVWRAVPRLSLRLLRAEQLHVALVTPSHPSGEVWGPLIRHRALAAETFSAILTLEGPPQQGIGGIALLTLSDTEDSLHFLLLFRGLLEARSGGPAQVPLRLQILHQGKLLRELQANASAQEPGFAEVLPNLTAQEMDWLVLGELQMALERASGPGLRISGHIAARQSCDVLQSVLCGADALIPVQTGAAGSASLTLLGNGSLIYQVQVVGTGSEVVAMTLETKPQRRNQHTVLCHMAGLQQGGYMAQGVVKDLEPELLRHLAQGSASLLITTKGSPQGELRGQVHIANQCEAGGLRLAAAGAEEVRVPGALDAVVAEAAALPAVLGPDAPAPAKPGGPGRLRDPNTCFFEGQQRPHGARWAPNYDPLCSLCTCQRRTVICDPMVCPPPSCPSPVQAPDQCCPVCPGECPAGAERVMEGPPCGREASAEGRRGPPSAFTASLAPQRSKMLETCRGCRRTGTLERGGTGEVHCEKVQCPRLACAQPVRANPTDCCKQCPVGSGAHPQLGDPMQADGPRGCRFAGQWFPESQSWHPSVPPFGEMSCITCRCGQLQTPGQLQSWRKKLKAPREQPEGRVTKRMGPGLGEEGRRGPRILLREIQCLWPLFSASSPSPTTSGNHNSTRGRGSQGRPMPCPLQLRPCHPLASALEAQPLSFCT